One genomic window of Arachis stenosperma cultivar V10309 chromosome 10, arast.V10309.gnm1.PFL2, whole genome shotgun sequence includes the following:
- the LOC130954756 gene encoding probable WRKY transcription factor 40 — protein sequence METTCVDTSLTLNLVPLHKTDVAPEVLVEELHRLSCENKKLTETLKQVCENYVALKTKLSQLSSNNMVSSEKEAAASGTPTRKRKAESESCMSTYTDKCNTPTSTDEETLKRAKHEGSPKVSKIVVRTEASDTTSLYVRDGYQWRKYGQKVTRDNPSPRAYFRCSNAPNCPVKKKVQRSAEDRRMLVATYEGEHNHVQAQDSYYSSTLQSDDHYQSPTRVDLVNKSELLESVGNNNDGKKSSCVRLQPQLLAQQMATSLTKDPNFTAALATAITGRILSSHFSQ from the exons ATGGAAACAACATGCGTGGATACGTCTCTCACCCTCAACCTTGTTCCCCTTCACAAAACGGATGTTGCG CCGGAGGTTTTGGTTGAAGAATTGCATCGGCTAAGCTGTGAGAACAAGAAGCTAACGGAGACATTGAAGCAAGTATGTGAGAACTATGTTGCCTTGAAAACCAAGCTCAGCCAACTGAGCAGTAATAACATGGTGAGTTCCGAGAAAGAAGCCGCGGCGTCAGGGACGCCAACGCGAAAGAGAAAGGCGGAGAGTGAGAGCTGCATGAGTACCTATACTGATAAGTGCAACACCCCAACTAGTACGGACGAAGAAACACTCAAAAGAGCTAAGCATGAAGGTTCGCCAAAGGTTTCCAAGATTGTTGTACGAACTGAAGCATCTGATACTACCAGCTTA TATGTGAGGGATGGATATCAATGGAGAAAATATGGGCAGAAAGTGACCAGAGATAACCCCTCTCCTAGGGCTTACTTCAGGTGCTCCAATGCCCCAAACTGCCCCGTCAAGAAGAAG GTGCAAAGGAGTGCAGAAGATCGAAGAATGTTGGTGGCAACATACGAAGGAGAGCACAACCATGTGCAAGCGCAAGATTCTTATTATTCATCAACCCTGCAAAGTGATGATCATTATCAAAGCCCTACTAGAGTTGACTTGGTCAATAAGTCAGAATTATTAGAATCGGTTGGCAATAACAATGATGGAAAAAAGTCTTCTTGTGTGCGGCTGCAGCCCCAGCTGTTAGCTCAACAAATGGCCACTTCTTTGACTAAGGATCCCAATTTCACCGCCGCACTTGCAACCGCCATTACAGGAAGAATTCTATCTTCACACTTCTCCCAATAA